TGCTCCTGGTGCTTGTTCCCTTCTTGGACCGCAGTAAAGAGCAGAACCCGGCCCGCCGTCGAGTGGTGGTGTTCTCCGGGCTTGGAATGGTGGCGGGGATTCTTTTCCTGACCGCGCTTGCGGTCGTTACCGCTCCACCCACGGCTGCACGGATCACCGATCCCACGATCCGCGCGGGAGCGAAAGTCTTTGCTGCTAATGACTGTGCTTCTTGCCATAAAGTACACGGACAGGGAGGCGCGACGGGGCCAGATCTGTCGTTCGCGGGGAGCGCACGGGAAACGCAATGGCTGAAGACGTATGTGCGCGATCCGGAAAAACTCAACCCTGAGAGTACAATGCCTCCGTTTCGGTTGACTGAGGAAGAGTTGGACCGCCTTGCCGCATATCTGAAGAGTCTGCAATGAATACACAAAAAGTGAACACGCAACGCACGTCAGTCCACCGAGAGGAGAAAAGCAGATGAACACGAGGAACTGGATCGTCGAGCAAGTAGTGTTGTTGGTGATGGGGATCAGCCTGCTCCTCGGGAAGTCCGTTGCGCTTGCTCAACAGCCACTCGTCTCTGACATGTTGCAGCGGTACGGTTCGTCCTCGTCGGTCGGCGAGGACGAGGGTGCCCTCTGCTGTATCCGGTGTAATTTCTCTCCCACCCTGGAAAACTTGGCGACCTGCAACAAAGACGGACACGAACACTTTCTGCTCGTGAAAGACGGGCAGGTGCACCCCTTATACCGCATCACCAAGGACATTGCCGACAAAATCAATTCTCAGGAGTTGCACGAGAAGCAGGTGAAAATCCGGGGGCGATACTACCCAGTCGCCAACGCCATTCTGGTGAGTCAGGTCGAACCTGCCGCGCGATGAGTCGTATGGAAATGAAACTGAGACCGCCGAATCACGGAGCGTCGCAGATGAACCGTACCACGCAGACAAGTTGGCATGATAAGCCGATTGATGAACTGGCCGTGCAGCTCGCAACGGACGTGCAACACGGGCTGTCCCCTCAAGAAGCAACCGAGCACCTCGCGAAAGCTGGTCCCAACGAGTTGCGCAAGGGAGAAGCCATCTCACCGCTGGCCATCCTGCTGAGTCAATTTCGCAGCCTGGTGATCTGGGTGCTCATTGGCGCCGCAGTGGTGTCTGCCGCGCTTGGCGAGTTCGTTGACGGTATTGCCATCATCGCCATTGTCTTGCTGAACGCACTCATAGGCTTCTTCCAGGAGTATCGTGCCGAACGAGCCGCTGCCGCCCTGGCGCGGCTGACTGCTCCGCAGGCGAAGGTCGTGCGCGGCGGCCAGGCGGCGGTGATCGCTGCCTCTGAGGTGGTCCCTGGTGACGTCCTCCTCCTCGACGCCGGCGATCTGGTCGCGGCTGATGCACGGTTGCTTGAAGCCTCGGCGCTGCGCGCCAATGAGGTGCCTCTTACCGGCGAGTCACAACCTGTCGAGAAACAGACCGGGACCTGTGCGCCTGACACGCCCCTCGCCGACCGTACAAACATGATCTTCTCGGGGACGAGCATTGTCGGTGGGTCCGGTCGTGCGCTGGTGACAGCTACCGGGATGGAGACTGAAGTCGGACATATCGCAGAGCTGCTACAGACAGCGACCAGTGGAGAAACCCCACTCCAACAACGGCTTGATCTCGTTGGGCGACGCTTGTTGTGGGCCTGTTTGGGGATTGTGATCGTAGTTTTTGCCCTGGGCTTACTGCGTTCCCTGCCGCCCTTCGAACTGTTCCTGGGATCAGTCAGTCTCGCGGTCGCCGCGATTCCAGAGGGTCTACCGGCGGTGGTGACAGTGGCGCTTGCCCTGGGCATGCAGCGCATGGCGCGGCGTCATGCGCTCGTGCGCCGCTTGCCGGCGGTGGAGACCCTCGGCTGCGCGCAGGTCATTTGTAGCGACAAGACCGGAACGCTGACCGTTGGCGAGATGACCGCGCGTAAGTTGGTGACGAACGCTCGTATCTTTAACGTCACCGGAGAGGGCTATGCGACCGAGGGAGCCTTCTTCGTTGATGGCGCGGAACACGCGGCTGAGCATGACGTCTTACTCTCCGATCTCCTGCGTGCGGCGGTGGCCTGCAACGACGCCGAAGTGACCCAACGTAACGGCCGACCGACCGTGGTCGGCGACCCCACGGAAGGGGCGCTGTTGGTCGTTGCCGCAAAAGGAGGCCTGACGCGTCCTAGCGTGGAAGCAGAAATACCTCGTCTTCACACCATTCCTTTCGATTCCGACCGGAAACGCATGACGGTCATCCGGCGTCGGGATGGTCAGCCCTGGGCGTTCGTGAAAGGCGCGCCCGAAGTGATTCTTGCTCGTTGTCCCTACATCCGTACTGACAGCGGGACGGTAGTCCTGACAGACAACGACCGCGCCCGCATGCTTGAGGCCTGTGCACTGATGGCGAGTGAGGCGCTGCGCGTGCTTGCCGTCGCTGAACGCTCCGTGGAGGTATTTTCTCCGTCCCGAGAAGGCAAGGGGACCGTCAGTGACGACGCCATCGAACAGGGACTGACGCTGCTGGGGCTTATTGGGTTGCAAGACCCCCCGCGCGCTGAAGCGCGCGACGCGATCGCACGGTGTAAACGTGCTGGTATTCGCACTGTGATGATCACGGGAGATCATCCCGATACGGCGCGGGCCATCGCCGGTGAACTCGGCATGCTCGACCGTGGCGCTGACGTGGTCACTGGAGCTGAGCTGGAGCGCCTGAGCGATGAAGCCCTGCGCCAACGGGTGCAGACAATCGCGGTCTATGCCCGGGTCACGGCTGAGCACAAACTGCGGATCGTACGCGCGTGGAAGTCCCAAGGCGCAGTGGTGGCGATGACCGGCGACGGCGTCAACGACGCGCCCGCGTTGAAAGAGGCATCCATCGGCGTGGCGATGGGCATCAGCGGGACAGAGGTCACCAAAGAAGCGGCGGATCTCATCATCGCCGACGATAATTTCGCTTCGATTGTGGCGGCGGTCGAAGAGGGTCGCGGGATCTACGACAATATCGCCAAGACGTTGGGCTATTTGCTGGCTGGTAATGCGGGCGAGCTTGCCGTTATGCTAGTTGCCGGTCTCGTGGGTTGGCCGCTTCCGTTGCTGCCTATTCAGTTGCTGTGGATCAACCTCGTCACAGATGGGCTGCCAGCGCTGGCGCTCGCTACTGATCCGATCGATCCGGATGTGCTCACGCGCCCACCGCGGCGTCAGGACGCGCAGTTGATCGACCGCGCCTTTCTCCAGCGTATTGCCTTGACCGGTGTTCTGACCGCTGGCGTTGCGCTCCTCGCCTTCGCCTACGAGTTCTACGCCGACAACAATGTCGAAGATGCGCGGAACGCAGCGTTCTCCGCACTCGTAATTGCCGAACTCCTACGCTCTTTTGGCGCACGCAGCGAGGAACGCACGGTCTTGCAAGTCGGCCTCTTCTCTAACATGCGGCTGTTTGTCGTCGTGGTGGTGAGCTTTGCCCTGCAGTTGTTGATTCATCATCTGCCGGTGCTCGAAACCGTGTTCGGGACGGAGCCGATCTCCGTGGCTCAGTGCGTAGCTTGGGTTGCGTTGGGATCTGTGCCGCTGATGACGCTGGAAGTAATCAAGTTTCTGCGCCAGCCACGGCTGGCGCTCCTACACCCTACCGAGGGACGGCCACTGACATGACGCAACAACGAAAAGCCGTATGGCGACGGTATGTCCTTGTCGGGTTCACGGTGGTCTGGAGTTGGAGTTCGGCTGCCGCCGAGGCGCCTGTAGCGCAAACGCTGGACTTGAGCGCCCTCATCCAGGAGGCGTTAACGCGCAATCCGGAAATCCAGGCGGCGCAGCAGCGTTACCGCGCCGCGCAAGCCCGACCGTCTCAAGCCGGGTCACTACCCGATCCCATGATCGAAGGCGCTTATCATAACGAACCCATCACGCCGTTGACTCTAGGCCAGTCGGATTTTAGCTTTCTGCGTTTCGGGGTCAGCCAGGAAGTCCCTTTCCCCGGGAAACTATCCTTGCGCGAAGACATTGCCTCGCGAGAAGCCGAGCGCGAAGGGCAGATGCTGCGCGCCACCACCCTGAGTGTCACGGCGCGGCTCAAGACCGCCTACGATGAGTTAGCGTTTACGCACCGTGCGCTAGTGATCCTCCAGCGCAATAAGGACTTCCTCCTGGATTTGCAGAAATCGACCGAAGCTCGCTATGAGGTCGGTCAGGGTCTCCAACAAGATGTGATCAAAGCCCAGGTCGAGGTCTCGTTGCTAACGAGCCGCCTCTTGCAGTTGGAGCAAAAACGCGAAGGACTGAGCGCGACCATCAATGGGTTGCTCAATCGTCCTCCGCTAGCGTCTCTGGGGACCCCAACATCACTACACAAATCCCAGTTTGCCACTACGCTAGAAGCCCTCCGTGATCTTGCCCTGGAGCACTCGCCAGAACTGAAAGGCGCAGACGTCGTGCTTACCCGTAATGAGTTGAGTCTCTCGCTAGCTCAACGAGAATATTATCCGGACCTCGTGTTCAAAGCAGACTACATGAACAAAGCGGCGCGGCTGCCGGAATGGGAAGTGGGCGTGGGCATTAAGGTTCCTCTCTACTTCTGGCGCAAGCAGCGCTACGGCGTGGCGGAAGCCGTAGAGAGTGTGGGCGAGGCGCGCAGCACACGCCAAAACGTGCTGCAAACCCTGCTAGCGCGGATCAAGGAACTCTATACGCAAGCACGCACCGCCGAACAACTCACTACGCTCTACCAGACCGCGATCATTCCCCAGTCTCGTTTGTCATTGGAATCGACTTCGGCTGGGTATGCGGTGGGAAAAGTCGATTTTCTGACGCTCCTGAACAATGTCCTTGTCCTGCGCGAGGCGGAGTTGTCGTACGAAGAGCAACTCACCGAGTTCGAAAAGAGCGTTGCCCAACTAGAGGAGACGGTTGGCGCTCCTGTGGCTGGGAAATAGCAGAAGAGGAATAAGTCAATGAGCAAGCTCTTATATAAACAGTACGCCAAGATGTGGAGTAGGAAAACTGCCACCGGATGCGGCTTCAGGTCCTCTCTCCCCGCTGCGGGAGAGAGACAGAGAGAGGGGATGTCTGCGTCTATCACCCTCTCCTATATCCTCTCCCCTCAAGGGAGAGGAGAAAACCAAGCCCTTCTACCATCCAGATCTTGGCGTGCTCCTCATATAGCTATGGTCAGCGCCGGAGGCGCCGTATGACATCGAGACTGCCATTGGTGTTTCTTGGCGTTGGAGTAGGAATCGCAGTTTCACTCGCTGTGTTCGTGGCATCTGGACCGGCTATGCGGGAGTGGCTGTCGTCTCGCCTGCAACCGTCGCCCGCGGTGTTACCGCCATCTCCCCCAAGCGTGCAACCTCATGCCGGCCAGGAAGCAGCCGGTGAAGGGGCAACAGGAGAGACCGTAAGCCACACTGAGCATGCTACTGCGCAACAGGATAATGTCATGACGGTCAGTCCCGAACGCTTGCAGTCCATCGGTGTGAAATTCGCGCTTGCCGAGCGGCGTGCGCTGGACCGCACCATCCGCACGGTAGGCCGGGTCGAGGTCGATGAACGCCAGCTGGCGCATGTCCACCTCAAGCTGGAGGGATGGATCGACGAACTGCGTGTAAACTATACCGGCGAACGCGTGCAGCGCGGCCAAATTCTCTTTACGTTGTATAGCCCTGAATTGGTCGCGACCCAGCAGGAGTATCTGCTCGCCTTGAAAGGAAAGAAGCTGCTCGGCGAGAGTGAGTTTCCCGAGGCCGCTGCGGGAGCGCATTCTTTACTTGAGGCGACACGTCAACGGCTGCGCCTGTGGGACATTACCAATGACCACATCCAGGACCTGGAGCGCACGAGCCAGGTGCTGAAAACCCTGCCGATCCATTCTCCTATTACCGGGACGGTCATCAAGAAGGTAGCACTGGCTGGCATGCGCGTGGGGCCGGGCGACGAGTTGTACACGATCGCGGATCTCTCGCGTATCTGGATTACGGCGGACATTTACGAGTACGAGCTGCCGCTCATCAAGCTTGGGCAGACGGCAACGGTCACGCTCTCGTACGACCCCGGGACGATCCTCCAAGGGCGTGTCGCCTTCATCTACCCTACCCTCGATCCTCAGACCCGCACCGCCAAGGTGCGCTTCGAGTTGGACAACCCCGGTGAGCAACTCAAACCGGAGATGTATGCCAACGTGGAGTTACACATTCCCCTTGGAACCCGGTTGGCGATCCCGCGCGAAGCGATCCTGGAATCCGGAGAACGGCAAGTGATCTTTATCCACCACGGAGGCGGAAAGCTCGAATGGAGAAGCGTGAAACTGGGCGTCAGAACGGGGGACTGGGTGGAAGTCACGGAAGGGATCGCAGAAGGCGATCACGTAGTGACATCGGCGAACTTCCTGATTGACTCCGAGAGCCGCTTGAAAGCCGCGGTGGGCGGCATGCAGGGCATGAAACACTAAGGGGTCCCTTATGGTTGCCTGGATTATCGACTTCAGCGCCCGGAACCGGTTCCTGGTCTTTCTGTTTATGTTCGGCCTGTCTGCGGCAGGTTTCTGGGCTCTGCGCAATACTCCCGTGGATGCTGTCCCAGACCTTTCGGATACCCAGGTGATTATCTACACCACCTGGATGGGGCGTTCGCCGGACCTCGTCGAAGACCAGGTGACCTATCCGATTGTGACGACCCTCCTGTCCGCGCCACGAGTTACGGTAGTTCGTGGCTTTTCCGACTTTGGCTACTCGTACGTGTACGTGTTGTTCAAGGATGGTACGGACATCTACTGGGCCCGCTCGCGAGTGCTAGAGTACATGAACCAACTCATCGGCCGCTTACCAGAGGGAGTCACGCCCCAACTGGGTCCCGATGCTACCGCCGTCGGCTGGGTCTTTCAGTATGCTCTGGTGGATGAGAGCGGCCAGCAAGACCTCGCATCCTTGCGCTCCTTCCAAGATTGGTACTTGCGGTACTGGTTGCGTAGCGTGGACGGCGTAGCCGAAGTGGCTAGTGTCGGCGGCTTCGTGCGCCAGTATCAAGTCAACCTGGACCCGGCCAAAGTCCTGGCGTACAAACTCTCGCTCTCCGAGATCATTGAAAAGATCCGCATGAACAATAGCGACGTGGGAGGCCGGGTCGTGGAATTCTCCGGCATCGAGTACATGATTCGAGGACGTGGCTATATTAAATCAACGTCCGACATCGAGCAGATTGCCGTGGCCGTGAATCAAAACGGCACGCCGGTCCTGCTGCGGGATGTGGCCTCGGTCCGGCTGGGCCCGGACATGCGGCGTGGATTGGTCGAGCTGAACGGCCAGGGAGAGGTAGCCGGTGGGGTGGTCATCATGCGCTTCGGCGAGAATGCGCCTGCGGTGATTGACCGAGTCAAAGCCAAACTCAAGGAGATTGAACCGTCCATGCCGAAGGGCGTCAAAGTCGTGACGACCTACGACCGTAGCGACCTCATCCGCGAATCCATCGCCACTGCCAACGAAAACCTGATTGAAGAATTAGCTATTGTCAGCGTCCTGATCATTGGCTTTCTCCTCCATTTTCGTTCTGCGCTTATCCCCATCATTACACTCCCTTTGGCCGTGCTGATCTCCTTCATTCCCATGTACTTCATGGGGGTCGGCATGAACATCATGTCGCTGGGCGGCATCATTGTCGCGATTGGCGACATGGTAGACGCCTCGATTGTGATGGTCGACAATGCCCACCGCCGGTTGGAGGATTGGGAGCGTAACGGGCGTGTCGGCGACCGCACCGAGGTGCTCATCGCTTCTGCCAAAGAAGTCGGCCCCTCCATCTTCGCCTCACTCCTGGTCATCGCCGTCGCGTTTATGCCAGTCTTCACTCTTGAGGCCCAGGAAGGCCGCTTGTTCAAGCCGCTGGCCTTTACCAAGAATCTGGCCATCGCCACGAGCGCCATTGTCGCGATCACGTTGATCCCAGCCTTGTTATCGCTGCTCATTCGTGGTCGCATTATCCCCGAACAGCGCCATCCTGTTACGCGCTTGCTTCAGCGCCTCTACGCTCCGTTCTTACGTGTAGCCTTACGCCATCGTGTCGTTGTGGTGCTGCTCGCGGTCGGGCTGACACTGACTGTCATTCCCGCGTTTCAACGTATGGGCTCGGAATTCATGCCGCCCCTTTACGAAGGGACGATTTTGTATATGCCCACCACCTTTCCCGGTCTCTCGGTCACGGAAGCCGGGATGCTCTTACAACAGATGGACCGCAAGTTAAAAGCGTTTCCAGAAGTGGAACGCGTCTTTGGCAAGGCGGGACGAGCCGAAACCTCCACCGATCCAGCCCCGTTCAGCATGATGGAAGTGGTGGTCGAACTTAAACCCAAGGAACAGTGGCGGCCAGGGCTCACCTACGAAGCGCTGGTCGATGAAATGGACCAGACGCTACAGTTTCCCGGCGTTACCAACGCCTGGACGATGCCGATCAAAGCGCGCACCGACATGCTCACGACCGGCGTGCGCACGCCCGTCGGCATCAAGATCTTTGGGCCAGATCTCAAGCAGATCGAAGAGATCGGGCAACACATCGAGATGGTGACGAAAGACGTTCCCGGTACGCGCAGTGTCTATGCCGAGCGGGTCTCGGGTGGGTACTTCCTCGACTTCGACATCAAGCGCGAGGAAATCGCTCGCTATGGGTTGACGGTGATGGACGTAGGCAAGATTATCGAGTCGGCCATTGGCGGCGAGAATATCGCGACGACGATCGAAGGACGCGAGCGCTATCCGATCAATGTGCGCTATCTGCGTGAGCTGCGCGATGATCCCGAGAAGCTGGGACGTGTGCTCGTGAACACGGCGAGTGGCGCCCAAGTTCCGCTTGCGCAACTTGTCACGCTGCGCTTCCTGCCTGGCCCACCCATGATTCGCGACGAAAACGGGATGCTCTCTGGCTACGTATACGTCGACATGGCCGGACGGGATGTCGGCGGATATGTGGAAGATCTCAAGCGTGTTGTGCATGAGAAAATTGACCTCCCCCCAGGGTACACCATTGCCTGGTCCGGTCAGTATGAGTTTATGCAGCGGGTGCGAGAACGGCTCACCATCTTCGTGCCGTTGACGCTCGTGATCATCTTCATCCTGTTTTATTTCACTTTCCGCTCTGTGGTTGAAACACTCATGGTGATGCTAGGAGTGCCGCTCTCCTTAGTCGGCGGTGTTTGGTACATGGCGCTGCTGGGCTACAACATGAGCATCGCGGTTTGGGTGGGCATCATTGCATTAGCGGGCGTTGCGGCCGAGACCAGTGCCGTGATGCTGGCATACTTAGATGAAGCTTGCGCCCGGCGGAGAAAAGCTGGGACCCTCCGCACCCTTGCTGATCTGCTGGAGACGGTCCAGCAAGGGGCATTGGAACGAATCCGGCCGGTCTCCATGACGGCGCTCGCGAATATCCTGGGACTGGCACCTGTGATGTGGGCGACGGGCACCGGTGCCGACGTGATGAAACGCCTGGCGGCGCCCATGGTCGGCGGGGTGTTGTCAGCGATGTTATTGACCCTGGTGGTGATCCCGGCCCTCTATGTGATCTGGCGTTGGCAGACTGACGTGAAACATGCGCAGGTAGAGGTTTTCTAAATCTCAAAGGTAGGAAAACAGAGGACGAAATTTCTCATCGATGAGAACAAAGGCTCTTTTCCGCAGCGGACCACTGGCACCTTGGTTGCTTTGTACCAGGAAAGGGAAGGACACCAGGCATGACGGAAAACTACTATCAGGCGCTCCGAGTCCGCATGGTCGAGGAGCAACTTCAGCGTCGAGGGATTGCCGATCGACGCGTCTTGCAAGTCATGCGAGAGGTTCCCCGGCATCTTTTCGTCCCCGAAGCGTATCGAGCCTCGGCGTATGAGGACTATCCATTGCCGATTGGACATGAGCAAACTATCTCTCAGCCCTATATTGTGGCATTGATGCTCGAAGCGTTGGAGTTAGGCGGTAATGAGCGCGTACTGGAAGTCGGCACGGGCTCAGGATACCAAGCGGCGCTATTGGGACAACTGGCTCAACATGTAACGACCGTAGAGATTATCCCTGAACTGGCACAATCCGCACGGGAGCTGCTCGATCACCTCGCCTGCAATAACGTCGAGGTGGTTGCCGCGAACGGTAGTATCGGTTGGAGAGCCGGAGCGCCCTATGACGCCATTATTGTTGCAGCGGCGTCTCCGCTCGTACCCTTTTCTCTTACCGAGCAATTGCAAGAGGGAGGACGTCTCGTTATCCCCGTCGGCACCCTCGTTGAACAAAAATTGCTCCGCGTATGGAAGCGAGGAGCAAGGCTTGAGACCGAAGATCTCGGTGAATGCGCTTTTGTTCCTCTCGTCGGGGAAGAAGGTTGGAAGTCCGGGGGATATCCCCAGTGAATTCACACAACAGTCTTTTTGCGGAGGGTGGTAATGCCACAAGTCGATCATATTTTCGTCCCCATTGACCTGCAAGATAACGCCGGTCCGGTCGTGGCGTGGGCAGCGCTCCTGGCGCGTACGTTCCGCAGCAGGCTGACGCTGTTGCACGTGAACGAATCCTTCGAGTCTATGAAACGTCATCCTCTCGCTCAGACCGAGCCGTTATTAGGAAGGACCGAAGACCTGGAAGCCTGGCGTGCGACTTATACACAGCAGGCTCGCTTGACCTTGACGCAGCTCATCGCTCAGCATTGCGATGGTCTCTCCGTGGCAACCGCACTCGTGGAAGGTCGTGCGCATGTCGCTATTCTAGAGCATTTAGCGAAAAGTCCCGCTGGACTTGTGGTGATGGGAACCCATGGCAGGCCGTGGTATCAGCGGGTGCTCATCGGCAGCACGGCAGAAGCGCTTCTTCGTGCGGCACCTTGCCCGGTGTTGATCGTTCCCAACACGGCTGACAGGAATGGGGTGCCTCGGCTCAAGAGCTTGCTGCTTCCTACGGATTTCAGCGTTGACGGTATGGTGAGCGAAGCGTGGGCGCTTCAGCTCGCGGAAAATAAGGACATGCTCCTCTTGCATGCGGTCGAGAACCCGCTCCTCGACACATATGATCCCGACAAGGTGGAAATCGACTTCCAGCGCGCGATGGAGGAGTCGCGAGCACACCCGCCACGTTCCGCGCAGCCGTTCTGGGATCATGCCCATCGGGTGTCGCACGCGAAGTTGTCCGTGTTGCGGCAGCAGTTCTTGGGAGTATACGCGCAAGTAGAAGTCCTCGTGCAAGAAGGTCCGGCCGCGCAGGCGATTCTCGCTACCGCCGAGAAAAGAACTGTGGATCTTATCGTTATGTCCACGCACGGACGCGGTGGGGTTCGTCGTCTCCTACTCGGCAGCGTTGCCGAGAAGGTGATTCGTTTGGCACTGTGCCCGGTGCTTGCCGTGCGTAGTGAGTGACAGGCCTGGAAAAAAGAAAGGTTTCGGAGGGAAAAAGATCATGGAAGTGGCAACATGGATGACGAAGTCGCCGGTGACGATCAAACCGAAAGACTCTCTCCGTCACGCGCGAGAACGGCTGGCCAAATACCGTATCAATCAACTGCCAGTTGTGACGGAAGAGAAACTGGTCGGCATCGTGACTGACCGCGATATCAGGGATGCTTACCCGTCGAGTCTGCGCCTCTTTTACGGAAAAGACATCGATGAATTTGGCGACTCGCACACGGTTGAGGAGGTCATGACCTACAATGTCGTTTCCGTGACGCCGCAGACGTCCCTGCGCGAAGCCGCCCAGCAGCTTCGCCGTCGGCGATTTGGCGCGCTGCCAGTGGTGGAGGATGGCAAGCTCGTCGGCATGATTACTCGTAGCGACCTGCTCGATGCCATGCTCGCCGGAGAAGTCCCAAGCCGGTGACAGGGAGCGGGGCTAGGGCCATCCCGCTCCAGCGCGTTCATTTCTCCTGTATCGACTGGAGATAATAGACCAACGCTAAGATTTTCGCTCGTACCTCCGCCTGCAGCATCGCGCTGCTGCCCGTATCCAGGCGGAACTCGTCGCCCCAGATCGGCATATCGCGCGTGAGGTGCCCTTTCACGTCCTCTC
The window above is part of the Deltaproteobacteria bacterium genome. Proteins encoded here:
- a CDS encoding protein-L-isoaspartate(D-aspartate) O-methyltransferase is translated as MTENYYQALRVRMVEEQLQRRGIADRRVLQVMREVPRHLFVPEAYRASAYEDYPLPIGHEQTISQPYIVALMLEALELGGNERVLEVGTGSGYQAALLGQLAQHVTTVEIIPELAQSARELLDHLACNNVEVVAANGSIGWRAGAPYDAIIVAAASPLVPFSLTEQLQEGGRLVIPVGTLVEQKLLRVWKRGARLETEDLGECAFVPLVGEEGWKSGGYPQ
- a CDS encoding universal stress protein, with the translated sequence MPQVDHIFVPIDLQDNAGPVVAWAALLARTFRSRLTLLHVNESFESMKRHPLAQTEPLLGRTEDLEAWRATYTQQARLTLTQLIAQHCDGLSVATALVEGRAHVAILEHLAKSPAGLVVMGTHGRPWYQRVLIGSTAEALLRAAPCPVLIVPNTADRNGVPRLKSLLLPTDFSVDGMVSEAWALQLAENKDMLLLHAVENPLLDTYDPDKVEIDFQRAMEESRAHPPRSAQPFWDHAHRVSHAKLSVLRQQFLGVYAQVEVLVQEGPAAQAILATAEKRTVDLIVMSTHGRGGVRRLLLGSVAEKVIRLALCPVLAVRSE
- a CDS encoding efflux RND transporter permease subunit; amino-acid sequence: MVAWIIDFSARNRFLVFLFMFGLSAAGFWALRNTPVDAVPDLSDTQVIIYTTWMGRSPDLVEDQVTYPIVTTLLSAPRVTVVRGFSDFGYSYVYVLFKDGTDIYWARSRVLEYMNQLIGRLPEGVTPQLGPDATAVGWVFQYALVDESGQQDLASLRSFQDWYLRYWLRSVDGVAEVASVGGFVRQYQVNLDPAKVLAYKLSLSEIIEKIRMNNSDVGGRVVEFSGIEYMIRGRGYIKSTSDIEQIAVAVNQNGTPVLLRDVASVRLGPDMRRGLVELNGQGEVAGGVVIMRFGENAPAVIDRVKAKLKEIEPSMPKGVKVVTTYDRSDLIRESIATANENLIEELAIVSVLIIGFLLHFRSALIPIITLPLAVLISFIPMYFMGVGMNIMSLGGIIVAIGDMVDASIVMVDNAHRRLEDWERNGRVGDRTEVLIASAKEVGPSIFASLLVIAVAFMPVFTLEAQEGRLFKPLAFTKNLAIATSAIVAITLIPALLSLLIRGRIIPEQRHPVTRLLQRLYAPFLRVALRHRVVVVLLAVGLTLTVIPAFQRMGSEFMPPLYEGTILYMPTTFPGLSVTEAGMLLQQMDRKLKAFPEVERVFGKAGRAETSTDPAPFSMMEVVVELKPKEQWRPGLTYEALVDEMDQTLQFPGVTNAWTMPIKARTDMLTTGVRTPVGIKIFGPDLKQIEEIGQHIEMVTKDVPGTRSVYAERVSGGYFLDFDIKREEIARYGLTVMDVGKIIESAIGGENIATTIEGRERYPINVRYLRELRDDPEKLGRVLVNTASGAQVPLAQLVTLRFLPGPPMIRDENGMLSGYVYVDMAGRDVGGYVEDLKRVVHEKIDLPPGYTIAWSGQYEFMQRVRERLTIFVPLTLVIIFILFYFTFRSVVETLMVMLGVPLSLVGGVWYMALLGYNMSIAVWVGIIALAGVAAETSAVMLAYLDEACARRRKAGTLRTLADLLETVQQGALERIRPVSMTALANILGLAPVMWATGTGADVMKRLAAPMVGGVLSAMLLTLVVIPALYVIWRWQTDVKHAQVEVF
- a CDS encoding TolC family protein gives rise to the protein MTQQRKAVWRRYVLVGFTVVWSWSSAAAEAPVAQTLDLSALIQEALTRNPEIQAAQQRYRAAQARPSQAGSLPDPMIEGAYHNEPITPLTLGQSDFSFLRFGVSQEVPFPGKLSLREDIASREAEREGQMLRATTLSVTARLKTAYDELAFTHRALVILQRNKDFLLDLQKSTEARYEVGQGLQQDVIKAQVEVSLLTSRLLQLEQKREGLSATINGLLNRPPLASLGTPTSLHKSQFATTLEALRDLALEHSPELKGADVVLTRNELSLSLAQREYYPDLVFKADYMNKAARLPEWEVGVGIKVPLYFWRKQRYGVAEAVESVGEARSTRQNVLQTLLARIKELYTQARTAEQLTTLYQTAIIPQSRLSLESTSAGYAVGKVDFLTLLNNVLVLREAELSYEEQLTEFEKSVAQLEETVGAPVAGK
- a CDS encoding CBS domain-containing protein, which encodes MEVATWMTKSPVTIKPKDSLRHARERLAKYRINQLPVVTEEKLVGIVTDRDIRDAYPSSLRLFYGKDIDEFGDSHTVEEVMTYNVVSVTPQTSLREAAQQLRRRRFGALPVVEDGKLVGMITRSDLLDAMLAGEVPSR
- a CDS encoding efflux RND transporter periplasmic adaptor subunit, whose protein sequence is MTSRLPLVFLGVGVGIAVSLAVFVASGPAMREWLSSRLQPSPAVLPPSPPSVQPHAGQEAAGEGATGETVSHTEHATAQQDNVMTVSPERLQSIGVKFALAERRALDRTIRTVGRVEVDERQLAHVHLKLEGWIDELRVNYTGERVQRGQILFTLYSPELVATQQEYLLALKGKKLLGESEFPEAAAGAHSLLEATRQRLRLWDITNDHIQDLERTSQVLKTLPIHSPITGTVIKKVALAGMRVGPGDELYTIADLSRIWITADIYEYELPLIKLGQTATVTLSYDPGTILQGRVAFIYPTLDPQTRTAKVRFELDNPGEQLKPEMYANVELHIPLGTRLAIPREAILESGERQVIFIHHGGGKLEWRSVKLGVRTGDWVEVTEGIAEGDHVVTSANFLIDSESRLKAAVGGMQGMKH
- a CDS encoding cation-translocating P-type ATPase, producing the protein MSRMEMKLRPPNHGASQMNRTTQTSWHDKPIDELAVQLATDVQHGLSPQEATEHLAKAGPNELRKGEAISPLAILLSQFRSLVIWVLIGAAVVSAALGEFVDGIAIIAIVLLNALIGFFQEYRAERAAAALARLTAPQAKVVRGGQAAVIAASEVVPGDVLLLDAGDLVAADARLLEASALRANEVPLTGESQPVEKQTGTCAPDTPLADRTNMIFSGTSIVGGSGRALVTATGMETEVGHIAELLQTATSGETPLQQRLDLVGRRLLWACLGIVIVVFALGLLRSLPPFELFLGSVSLAVAAIPEGLPAVVTVALALGMQRMARRHALVRRLPAVETLGCAQVICSDKTGTLTVGEMTARKLVTNARIFNVTGEGYATEGAFFVDGAEHAAEHDVLLSDLLRAAVACNDAEVTQRNGRPTVVGDPTEGALLVVAAKGGLTRPSVEAEIPRLHTIPFDSDRKRMTVIRRRDGQPWAFVKGAPEVILARCPYIRTDSGTVVLTDNDRARMLEACALMASEALRVLAVAERSVEVFSPSREGKGTVSDDAIEQGLTLLGLIGLQDPPRAEARDAIARCKRAGIRTVMITGDHPDTARAIAGELGMLDRGADVVTGAELERLSDEALRQRVQTIAVYARVTAEHKLRIVRAWKSQGAVVAMTGDGVNDAPALKEASIGVAMGISGTEVTKEAADLIIADDNFASIVAAVEEGRGIYDNIAKTLGYLLAGNAGELAVMLVAGLVGWPLPLLPIQLLWINLVTDGLPALALATDPIDPDVLTRPPRRQDAQLIDRAFLQRIALTGVLTAGVALLAFAYEFYADNNVEDARNAAFSALVIAELLRSFGARSEERTVLQVGLFSNMRLFVVVVVSFALQLLIHHLPVLETVFGTEPISVAQCVAWVALGSVPLMTLEVIKFLRQPRLALLHPTEGRPLT